The following are from one region of the Streptomyces changanensis genome:
- a CDS encoding DNA polymerase IV has translation MRAAPTILHLDMDAFFAAVEQAAKPSLRGKPVIVGGLGPRGVVATASYEARPFGVRSAMPMAQARRLAPNAAYLVPRFAVYRTVSGQVMELLGRLSPLVEPLSLDEAFVDLEAGGAAYDAATARAVGERLRADIHAVTGVTGSVGLAGSKMLAKIASEEAKPDGLVLIEPGTERELLAPMGVRTLPGVGPATGEHLRRAGMTTVADLAEAGEDELVRLLGRAHGASLYAMALGHDDRPVVAERDAKSVSVEDTFDVDLHDRVRVRWEVERLAERCVRRLRDAGRSGRTVVLKVRRYDFSTLTRSETLRGPTDDPVVVREAAARLLDAVDTTGGVRLLGVGVSGLADYTQEDLFAQAAVGEAPAVGGSAAGTEGATGAGRTAADAPGPPAGGPVVPGGAVAPAGAVALGGTTPSGGRGPEGGADAGGGVPHTGGGVREEEGGPAPAPGASDTGAGGSGPGEGGPAPAAERRWAAGADVRHAVHGPGWVQGSGLGRVTVRFEHPGSAPGRVRTFRTDDPELEPSDPLPLVPGGQPPAPAEPPTSRSGGGAAGGGPGEGAGGRAMP, from the coding sequence GTGAGAGCCGCGCCGACCATCCTGCACCTGGACATGGACGCGTTCTTCGCCGCCGTCGAGCAGGCGGCGAAGCCGAGTCTGCGCGGCAAGCCCGTCATCGTGGGCGGTCTGGGCCCCCGGGGCGTCGTCGCCACCGCGTCCTACGAGGCGCGGCCGTTCGGAGTGCGGTCGGCCATGCCCATGGCGCAGGCCCGACGGCTCGCGCCCAACGCCGCGTACCTCGTGCCGCGCTTCGCCGTGTACCGGACGGTGAGCGGGCAGGTCATGGAGCTGCTCGGCAGGCTCTCGCCGCTGGTCGAGCCGCTGAGCCTCGACGAGGCGTTCGTGGACCTGGAGGCCGGGGGAGCGGCGTACGACGCCGCCACGGCGCGGGCGGTCGGGGAGCGGCTGCGCGCCGACATCCACGCCGTGACGGGCGTGACGGGTTCCGTGGGGCTCGCGGGTTCCAAGATGCTCGCGAAGATCGCCTCGGAGGAGGCCAAGCCCGACGGCCTCGTGCTCATCGAGCCCGGCACGGAGCGCGAGCTGCTGGCGCCGATGGGCGTGCGCACGCTGCCCGGTGTCGGTCCGGCCACCGGCGAGCACCTGCGGCGGGCCGGCATGACGACGGTGGCCGATCTGGCCGAGGCCGGTGAGGACGAACTCGTCCGGCTCCTCGGCCGGGCGCACGGAGCGTCCCTGTACGCGATGGCCCTGGGGCACGACGACCGGCCCGTGGTGGCGGAGCGCGACGCCAAGTCCGTCTCCGTGGAGGACACCTTCGACGTCGACCTCCACGACCGGGTGCGCGTGCGCTGGGAGGTCGAGCGGCTCGCCGAGCGGTGCGTGCGCCGGCTGCGGGACGCGGGGCGCTCGGGCCGGACGGTGGTGCTGAAGGTGCGGCGCTACGACTTCTCGACGCTGACCCGCTCCGAGACGCTGCGCGGGCCGACCGACGACCCCGTCGTGGTCCGCGAGGCCGCCGCCCGACTGCTCGACGCCGTGGACACCACCGGCGGGGTCCGGTTGCTCGGGGTCGGCGTGAGCGGTCTGGCCGACTACACGCAGGAGGACCTGTTCGCCCAGGCGGCCGTCGGGGAGGCCCCGGCCGTCGGTGGGTCCGCCGCCGGTACGGAGGGCGCCACGGGCGCGGGCCGTACGGCAGCCGACGCCCCGGGGCCGCCGGCGGGCGGCCCCGTCGTGCCCGGAGGTGCGGTGGCGCCGGCAGGCGCGGTGGCACTCGGCGGTACGACGCCGTCCGGAGGTCGGGGGCCGGAGGGAGGCGCGGACGCGGGCGGCGGGGTGCCGCACACGGGCGGTGGGGTCCGGGAGGAGGAAGGCGGGCCGGCGCCCGCGCCCGGGGCGTCCGACACGGGAGCCGGGGGCTCGGGGCCGGGCGAGGGGGGTCCGGCGCCGGCCGCCGAGCGGCGGTGGGCCGCCGGTGCCGACGTCCGGCACGCCGTCCACGGGCCCGGCTGGGTGCAGGGAAGCGGGCTCGGGCGGGTCACCGTGCGGTTCGAGCACCCCGGATCGGCCCCGGGCCGGGTGCGCACCTTCCGCACGGACGACCCCGAGCTCGAGCCCTCCGACCCGCTGCCGCTGGTACCGGGCGGTCAGCCCCCCGCGCCCGCGGAGCCGCCCACCTCCCGCTCCGGCGGCGGCGCGGCGGGCGGCGGCCCGGGGGAGGGCGCGGGCGGCAGGGCGATGCCGTAG
- a CDS encoding MerR family transcriptional regulator, giving the protein MSSGDGAAGGLPGRSPGGSGPYPLHGSATDATTDVIGYRGPTACAAAGITYRQLDYWARTGLVEPSVRPAYGSGTQRLYSFRDVVVLKIVKRFLDTGVALQNIRAAVQHLQGRGLDDLERMTLMSDGATVYECSSPDEVVDLLQGGQGIFGIAVGVVWRDVEAALSQLHGERVDTGETLVRHNPADELARRRRDKAV; this is encoded by the coding sequence ATGAGCAGCGGCGACGGTGCGGCAGGGGGTCTCCCCGGGCGGAGTCCGGGCGGGAGCGGGCCGTATCCGCTTCACGGCAGTGCGACCGACGCGACGACCGACGTCATCGGTTACCGGGGACCCACCGCCTGTGCGGCGGCGGGCATCACCTATCGGCAGCTCGACTACTGGGCCCGTACGGGACTGGTCGAGCCGAGCGTGCGGCCGGCGTACGGATCGGGCACGCAGCGCCTCTACAGCTTCCGGGACGTCGTCGTCCTGAAGATCGTCAAGAGGTTCCTGGACACCGGTGTCGCCCTGCAGAACATCAGGGCGGCGGTCCAGCACCTGCAAGGTCGCGGTCTGGACGACCTGGAGCGGATGACGCTCATGAGCGACGGCGCGACGGTCTACGAGTGCTCGTCGCCGGACGAGGTCGTCGACCTCCTCCAGGGGGGCCAGGGGATCTTCGGGATCGCGGTCGGCGTGGTCTGGCGGGACGTGGAGGCGGCGCTGTCGCAGCTGCACGGCGAGCGCGTCGACACGGGGGAGACCCTCGTGCGGCACAACCCCGCCGACGAGCTGGCCCGGCGCAGGCGCGACAAGGCGGTATGA
- a CDS encoding bifunctional nuclease family protein codes for MNELDVVGVRVEMPSNQPIVLLREVGGDRYLPIWIGPGEATAIAFAQQGMTPARPLTHDLFKDVLEAVGQELTEVRITDLREGVFYAELVFASGVEVSARPSDAIALALRTGTPIFGSDGVLDDAGIAIPDEQEDEVEKFREFLDQISPEDFGTSNQ; via the coding sequence GTGAACGAGCTCGATGTTGTCGGTGTCCGGGTGGAAATGCCCTCCAACCAGCCGATCGTGCTCCTGCGGGAAGTGGGAGGCGACCGCTACCTCCCGATCTGGATCGGCCCGGGGGAAGCGACCGCGATCGCCTTCGCCCAGCAGGGGATGACCCCCGCCAGGCCGCTCACCCACGACCTCTTCAAGGACGTGCTCGAGGCCGTGGGCCAGGAGCTCACGGAGGTCCGCATCACGGACCTGCGGGAAGGCGTCTTCTACGCGGAGCTGGTCTTCGCCAGCGGTGTGGAGGTGAGCGCGCGGCCCTCCGACGCCATAGCGCTGGCCCTGCGCACGGGTACGCCGATCTTCGGCAGTGACGGGGTCCTCGACGACGCCGGCATCGCGATCCCGGACGAGCAGGAGGACGAGGTGGAGAAGTTCCGCGAGTTCCTCGACCAGATCTCTCCGGAGGACTTCGGCACCAGCAACCAGTGA
- the ftsR gene encoding transcriptional regulator FtsR, with protein sequence MLRTPTGGAGHGTADAGDRLVSIGTVLNRLREEFPEVTISKIRFLEAEGLVEPQRTASGYRKFSPHDVERLALILRMQRDHYLPLKVIREHLDALGRGDQVVLPAQAAPGEPPEAAGPWEPGEGVAPVARVGRAELLAAVGAQEAELAEWEAYGLVAPGADGGYDAEAVTVAKLVAELGRYGLEPRHLRAVKAAAEREAGLVEQVVAPQRRHRNPQTRAHAEATVKELAALSVRLHAALVRAALGVRFP encoded by the coding sequence ATGCTGCGAACACCGACGGGCGGTGCCGGTCACGGCACCGCCGACGCGGGCGACCGGCTGGTGAGCATCGGCACGGTGCTCAACCGGCTGCGCGAGGAGTTCCCCGAGGTCACCATCTCCAAGATCCGGTTCCTGGAGGCGGAGGGGCTCGTCGAGCCGCAGCGGACCGCCTCCGGGTACCGGAAGTTCAGCCCGCACGACGTGGAGCGGCTGGCGCTGATCCTGCGGATGCAGCGCGACCACTACCTGCCGCTCAAGGTCATCCGGGAGCACCTGGACGCCCTGGGGCGGGGCGACCAGGTCGTCCTGCCCGCCCAGGCCGCGCCGGGCGAGCCTCCCGAGGCGGCGGGCCCGTGGGAGCCGGGGGAGGGCGTGGCGCCGGTCGCCCGGGTCGGCCGTGCCGAGCTGCTCGCCGCCGTGGGGGCTCAGGAGGCCGAGCTCGCCGAGTGGGAGGCGTACGGCCTGGTCGCGCCGGGCGCGGACGGTGGTTACGACGCGGAGGCGGTGACCGTCGCGAAGCTCGTCGCCGAGCTCGGCCGGTACGGGCTGGAGCCGCGCCACCTGCGGGCCGTGAAGGCCGCCGCCGAACGGGAGGCGGGGCTGGTGGAGCAGGTCGTCGCGCCGCAGCGCCGACACCGCAACCCACAGACCCGCGCCCATGCCGAGGCGACGGTGAAGGAGCTGGCCGCCCTGTCCGTCCGGCTGCACGCGGCCCTGGTCAGGGCGGCCCTCGGCGTCCGGTTCCCCTGA
- a CDS encoding FHA domain-containing protein, whose product MSGGYGRCEGVRVGRCVHSAFVLPHGRVCFVQGESPVKLFAKLFGKSAREDGGSAKHRAPRHGQSGEEQGGERPLFRDEVAGPGGDITGGQGASSVDPAGPGRIGSDPYATSVHAGQPRQEDGSMPVCTRCGHRNAETSRFCSNCGAPLRGGAPAERASETTSTISISGLEAYDSETTGQTALPSLSPEAQAAVDALPLGSALLVVRRGPNSGSRFLLDGDLTTAGRHPQSDIFLDDVTVSRRHVEFRRAADGSFTVADVGSLNGTYVNREPIDAVQLTNGDEVQIGKYRLVFYGSQRGV is encoded by the coding sequence CTGTCCGGAGGATACGGACGTTGTGAAGGTGTCCGGGTCGGCAGGTGTGTTCATTCAGCGTTCGTCCTGCCCCACGGGCGGGTCTGTTTCGTTCAAGGGGAATCGCCCGTGAAGTTGTTTGCGAAGTTGTTCGGCAAGAGCGCACGCGAGGACGGCGGCAGCGCCAAGCACCGTGCGCCGCGGCACGGCCAGTCCGGGGAGGAGCAGGGCGGGGAGCGTCCGCTGTTCCGGGACGAGGTCGCTGGTCCGGGTGGTGACATTACGGGCGGACAGGGCGCGTCTTCTGTTGACCCCGCAGGTCCCGGCCGCATAGGTTCCGATCCGTACGCGACCAGCGTCCACGCGGGACAGCCGCGGCAGGAGGATGGGTCCATGCCGGTGTGTACGCGGTGCGGACACCGCAATGCCGAGACGAGCCGGTTCTGCTCCAACTGCGGGGCCCCGCTGCGTGGCGGCGCCCCGGCGGAGCGCGCGTCCGAGACGACGTCCACGATCTCGATCTCGGGCCTCGAGGCGTACGACAGCGAGACCACCGGCCAGACGGCGCTGCCGTCCCTGTCGCCCGAGGCGCAGGCCGCCGTGGACGCGCTGCCGCTCGGTTCGGCGCTGCTCGTCGTGCGGCGCGGTCCCAACTCCGGCAGCCGCTTCCTCCTCGACGGCGACCTGACGACCGCCGGCCGCCACCCGCAGAGCGACATCTTCCTGGACGACGTGACCGTGTCGCGTCGCCACGTGGAGTTCCGCAGGGCGGCCGACGGTAGCTTCACCGTCGCGGACGTCGGCAGCCTCAACGGCACCTATGTCAACCGTGAGCCGATCGACGCGGTCCAGCTCACCAACGGTGACGAGGTGCAGATCGGCAAGTACCGGCTGGTCTTCTACGGGAGCCAGCGGGGCGTCTGA
- a CDS encoding DUF881 domain-containing protein, with protein sequence MSNEEHAPQPPQAQGPQAQQAPGPPPEGVTGRQRLVAGLWPPRLTRAQLVVALLLFGLGLGLAIQVRSTSDDGALRGARQEDLVRILDELDDRSQRLEDEKTRLEAQRRELENSSDQAEEARRQTQERERQLGVLAGTVAAEGPGITFVVEDPMTAVQPDKLLDTIQELRAAGAEAIQVNDVRVVADTYFSGEAGAVQVDGQKIRAPYRFEVIGRPQDLEPALNIPGGIVQTLEKEQATATVTRSEKIVVDALRPAERPDYARSSPQ encoded by the coding sequence ATGAGCAACGAAGAGCACGCACCACAGCCCCCACAGGCACAGGGTCCCCAGGCACAGCAGGCCCCCGGACCGCCCCCCGAGGGGGTGACCGGGCGGCAGCGGCTCGTCGCCGGACTGTGGCCGCCGCGCCTGACCCGCGCCCAACTCGTCGTCGCGCTGCTGCTGTTCGGCCTCGGGCTGGGGCTGGCCATCCAGGTGCGCTCCACGAGCGACGACGGGGCGCTGCGGGGTGCCCGCCAGGAGGACCTCGTGCGGATCCTGGACGAGCTCGACGACCGCAGCCAGCGGCTGGAGGACGAGAAGACCCGGCTGGAGGCGCAGCGGCGCGAACTGGAGAACAGCTCCGACCAGGCGGAAGAGGCCCGCAGGCAGACTCAGGAGAGGGAACGTCAGCTGGGTGTCCTGGCCGGTACGGTGGCCGCCGAGGGACCGGGCATCACCTTCGTCGTCGAGGACCCGATGACGGCCGTCCAGCCGGACAAGCTGCTCGACACCATCCAGGAGCTGCGCGCGGCCGGCGCGGAGGCCATCCAGGTCAACGACGTCAGGGTCGTCGCCGACACGTACTTCTCCGGGGAGGCCGGGGCGGTGCAGGTGGACGGGCAGAAGATCCGCGCGCCGTACCGGTTCGAGGTCATCGGCAGGCCGCAGGACCTGGAGCCCGCGCTGAACATCCCCGGCGGCATCGTGCAGACGCTGGAGAAGGAGCAGGCCACGGCCACGGTGACCCGGTCGGAGAAGATCGTTGTCGACGCCTTGCGACCGGCGGAGCGGCCTGACTACGCTCGGTCGTCACCGCAGTGA
- a CDS encoding small basic family protein codes for MIAVLGLVVGVVVGLLVRPEVPAVVEPYLPIAVVAALDAVFGGLRAMLDGIFVDKVFVVSFLSNVVVAALIVFLGDKLGVGAQLSTGVVVVLGIRIFSNAAAIRRHVFRA; via the coding sequence GTGATCGCCGTACTGGGCCTCGTCGTGGGAGTCGTGGTCGGACTGTTGGTCCGGCCCGAGGTGCCGGCGGTGGTCGAGCCCTACCTGCCGATCGCCGTGGTCGCGGCGCTCGACGCGGTCTTCGGCGGTCTGCGGGCCATGCTGGACGGGATCTTCGTCGACAAGGTCTTCGTCGTCTCCTTCCTGTCGAACGTCGTCGTCGCCGCGCTGATCGTGTTCCTCGGCGACAAGCTGGGCGTCGGCGCCCAGCTCTCCACCGGTGTCGTGGTCGTCCTCGGCATCCGGATCTTCTCCAACGCCGCCGCCATCCGTCGGCACGTGTTCCGGGCGTGA
- a CDS encoding DUF881 domain-containing protein — protein MSQQPPVRSTGSPPPRPDASMSLLTNVMDHALDDGYAEASARRAADGGGLPRTLRAKLGLAAGLVLAAAVVTLGAAQTQISAPVVAKEREELIDRIQAETTAVDGLETDIERLRREVGERQRAALQQHGGDQGGLVALLSGATEVTGPGVRLVVDDAKATDRGGDGPREGSGFSDTGRVRDRDMQRIVNGLWQSGAEAVAINGQRLTALSAIRAAGDAILVDNRPLVPPYTVLAVGDGKRLATRFQDSADGRYLHALEENFGIRSSVSAQDRVTLPAAPSLIVRTAQPRTSGTGTGDGRGAADTGKGTS, from the coding sequence ATGTCGCAGCAGCCCCCCGTTCGGAGCACCGGCTCCCCGCCTCCGCGTCCCGACGCGTCGATGTCGCTGCTGACCAACGTGATGGACCACGCGCTCGACGACGGCTACGCGGAGGCGTCCGCACGCCGTGCCGCCGACGGCGGCGGACTCCCGCGGACACTGCGGGCCAAACTGGGTCTCGCCGCCGGCCTCGTCCTCGCCGCCGCCGTCGTCACGCTCGGCGCCGCGCAGACGCAGATCTCCGCGCCCGTCGTCGCGAAGGAGCGCGAGGAGCTCATCGACCGCATCCAGGCCGAGACGACCGCCGTCGACGGACTGGAAACGGACATCGAACGGCTGCGCCGCGAGGTCGGCGAGCGGCAGCGGGCCGCGCTCCAGCAGCACGGCGGCGACCAGGGCGGCCTGGTCGCGTTGCTCTCCGGCGCGACCGAGGTGACCGGTCCGGGGGTCAGGCTCGTCGTCGACGACGCCAAGGCGACCGACCGGGGCGGCGACGGGCCGCGTGAGGGCAGTGGCTTCTCCGACACCGGGCGCGTCCGCGACCGGGACATGCAGCGCATCGTGAACGGCCTGTGGCAGTCCGGGGCGGAAGCCGTCGCCATCAACGGGCAGCGGCTGACCGCCCTGTCCGCGATCAGGGCCGCGGGTGACGCCATACTGGTCGACAACAGACCGCTGGTACCGCCGTACACGGTGCTCGCGGTGGGGGACGGGAAACGGCTCGCCACCCGGTTCCAGGACAGCGCGGACGGCCGCTACCTGCACGCGCTGGAGGAGAACTTCGGCATCCGCAGCAGCGTCTCCGCCCAGGACCGGGTCACCCTGCCGGCGGCGCCGAGCCTGATCGTACGTACAGCACAGCCGAGGACCTCCGGAACCGGGACGGGTGACGGGCGGGGCGCGGCAGACACAGGGAAGGGCACATCGTGA
- a CDS encoding mannose-1-phosphate guanyltransferase has protein sequence MKAVVMAGGEGTRLRPMTSSMPKPLLPVANRPIMEHVLRLLKRHGLTETVVTVQFLASLVKNYFGDGEELGMELSYANEEKPLGTAGSVKNAEEALKDDAFVVISGDALTDFDLTDLIAFHKEKGAMVTVCLTRVPNPLEFGITIVDEEGRVERFLEKPTWGQVFSDTVNTGIYVMEPEVFDYVQPDVPVDWSGDVFPQLMKEGKPIYGYVAEGYWEDVGTHESYVKAQADVLEGKVDVELDGFEISPGVWVAEGAEVHPDAVLRGPIYIGDYAKVEAGVEIREHTVIGSNVVVKSGAFLHKAVVHDNVYIGPHSNLRGCVIGKNTDVMRAARIEDGAVIGDECLVGEESIVQGNVRVYPFKTIEAGAFVNTSVIWESRGQAHLFGARGVSGVLNVEITPELAVRLAGAYATTLKKGATVTTARDHSRGARALKRAVISALQASAIDVRDLENVPLPVARQQTARGSAGGIMIRTTPGVPDSVDIMFFDERGADLSQAKQRKLDRVYARQEYRRAFPGEIGDLNFPSSVFDQYTGSLLRSVDTTGVAEAGLKVVVDASNGSAGLVLPSLLGRLGVDSLTINPGLDESRPTESAETRRAGLVRLGEIVASARAAFGVRFDTVGERLSLVDERGRIIEDDRALLVMLDLVAAERRSGRVALPVTTTRIAEQVAAYHGTQVDWTTTSPDDLTRVGREESTIFGGDGLGGFIVPEFSSVFDGTAAFVRLLGLVARTQLTLSQIDARIPRAHVLRRDLATPWAVKGLVMRRVVEAAGDRHVDTTDGVRVVEADGRWVLVLPDPAEAVTHLWAEGPDDASAQALLDEWAAVVDSAGR, from the coding sequence ATGAAGGCCGTCGTGATGGCCGGAGGCGAAGGAACCAGACTTCGCCCGATGACCTCGAGCATGCCCAAGCCGCTCCTGCCGGTCGCCAACCGGCCGATCATGGAGCACGTGCTGCGCCTGCTCAAAAGGCATGGACTCACCGAGACCGTCGTCACCGTGCAGTTCCTCGCCTCGCTGGTGAAGAACTACTTCGGTGACGGCGAAGAGCTCGGGATGGAGCTCAGCTACGCCAACGAGGAGAAGCCACTCGGCACAGCCGGCAGCGTCAAGAACGCCGAAGAGGCCCTCAAGGACGACGCGTTCGTGGTGATCTCCGGGGACGCCCTGACCGACTTCGACCTGACCGACCTGATCGCCTTCCACAAGGAGAAGGGGGCCATGGTCACGGTCTGTCTGACGAGGGTCCCGAACCCCCTGGAATTCGGCATCACCATCGTCGACGAGGAAGGCCGCGTCGAACGGTTCCTGGAGAAGCCCACCTGGGGCCAGGTCTTCTCCGACACCGTCAACACGGGCATCTACGTCATGGAGCCCGAGGTCTTCGACTACGTCCAGCCCGACGTACCCGTCGACTGGTCCGGCGACGTCTTCCCGCAGCTGATGAAGGAAGGCAAGCCGATCTACGGCTACGTCGCCGAGGGCTACTGGGAGGACGTCGGCACCCACGAGAGCTACGTCAAGGCCCAGGCCGACGTCCTCGAAGGCAAGGTCGACGTCGAACTCGACGGCTTCGAGATCTCCCCGGGCGTCTGGGTCGCCGAGGGCGCCGAGGTCCACCCGGACGCGGTCCTCCGCGGCCCCATCTACATCGGCGACTACGCCAAGGTCGAAGCCGGCGTCGAGATCCGCGAGCACACGGTCATCGGCTCCAACGTGGTCGTGAAGAGCGGCGCCTTCCTCCACAAGGCGGTTGTTCACGACAACGTCTACATCGGGCCGCACAGCAACCTCCGAGGCTGCGTGATCGGCAAGAACACCGACGTCATGCGGGCCGCCCGCATCGAGGACGGCGCCGTCATCGGCGACGAGTGCCTCGTCGGCGAGGAATCGATCGTGCAGGGCAACGTCCGGGTCTACCCGTTCAAGACGATCGAGGCCGGCGCCTTCGTCAACACCTCCGTCATCTGGGAGTCCCGCGGCCAGGCGCACCTCTTCGGCGCCCGCGGCGTCTCCGGTGTCCTCAACGTCGAGATCACCCCCGAACTCGCCGTCCGGCTCGCCGGCGCCTACGCCACGACCCTCAAGAAGGGCGCCACCGTCACCACCGCGCGAGACCACTCCCGCGGCGCCCGCGCCCTCAAGCGGGCGGTGATCTCGGCCCTGCAGGCCAGCGCCATCGACGTGCGCGACCTGGAGAACGTGCCGCTCCCCGTGGCCCGCCAGCAGACCGCCCGTGGCAGCGCCGGCGGCATCATGATCCGGACCACGCCCGGAGTGCCTGACTCCGTCGACATCATGTTCTTCGACGAGCGCGGCGCCGACCTCTCCCAGGCCAAGCAGCGCAAGCTCGACCGCGTCTACGCCCGCCAGGAGTACCGCCGAGCCTTCCCCGGCGAGATCGGCGACCTCAACTTCCCGTCGAGCGTCTTCGACCAGTACACCGGCTCCCTCCTGCGGAGCGTCGACACCACCGGTGTCGCCGAGGCGGGGCTGAAGGTCGTCGTCGACGCCTCCAACGGCAGCGCCGGACTCGTCCTGCCCAGCCTCCTCGGGCGGCTCGGTGTCGACTCGCTGACCATCAACCCCGGTCTCGACGAGTCGCGGCCCACCGAGTCCGCGGAGACGCGCCGGGCCGGGCTCGTACGGCTCGGCGAGATCGTGGCGTCCGCCCGCGCCGCCTTCGGTGTGCGGTTCGACACCGTCGGCGAGCGGCTGTCGCTCGTCGACGAGCGCGGCCGGATCATCGAGGACGACCGGGCCCTCCTCGTCATGCTCGACCTCGTCGCTGCCGAACGGCGCAGCGGACGCGTGGCGCTGCCCGTCACCACGACGCGGATCGCCGAGCAGGTCGCCGCGTACCACGGGACGCAGGTCGACTGGACGACCACCTCACCCGACGACCTGACCCGGGTGGGCCGCGAGGAATCCACCATCTTCGGTGGAGACGGCCTGGGCGGGTTCATCGTTCCCGAGTTCAGCAGCGTCTTCGACGGGACGGCCGCCTTCGTACGGCTCCTCGGGCTCGTCGCCCGCACCCAGCTCACCCTCAGCCAGATCGACGCGCGGATCCCGCGGGCCCACGTGCTCCGCCGGGACCTCGCGACGCCGTGGGCGGTCAAGGGTCTGGTCATGCGGCGGGTCGTCGAGGCCGCCGGCGACCGGCACGTCGACACCACCGACGGCGTCCGCGTCGTCGAGGCGGACGGCCGCTGGGTTCTGGTCCTGCCCGACCCGGCCGAGGCCGTCACCCACCTGTGGGCCGAGGGCCCGGACGACGCGTCGGCCCAGGCGCTCCTCGACGAATGGGCCGCCGTGGTGGACAGCGCCGGCCGCTGA
- a CDS encoding CDP-alcohol phosphatidyltransferase family protein: protein MEVQETRVQTDRVLTIPNILSMARLIGVPLFLWLILRPEFDGTNSDGWALLVLAFSGISDYLDGKLARRWNQISRLGRILDPAADRLYILSTLIGLTWRDILPLWLTAALLAREAMLLVMVGILRRHGYPPPQVNFLGKAATFNLMYAFPLLLLSDGETWLASLAEVFGWAFAGWGTCLYWWAGILYVVQVRRLVKADTATD from the coding sequence GTGGAGGTACAGGAGACTCGCGTTCAGACGGACCGGGTCCTCACCATCCCCAACATCCTGAGCATGGCCCGGCTCATCGGTGTACCGCTCTTCCTGTGGCTCATCCTCCGTCCCGAGTTCGACGGGACGAACAGCGACGGCTGGGCCCTCCTCGTCCTGGCTTTCAGTGGCATCAGCGACTACCTCGACGGCAAGCTCGCCAGGCGCTGGAACCAGATCAGCCGTCTCGGACGCATCCTCGACCCGGCAGCCGACCGCCTCTACATCCTCTCCACCCTCATCGGACTCACCTGGCGGGACATCCTCCCCCTCTGGCTCACCGCGGCGCTCCTCGCCCGCGAGGCGATGCTGCTGGTGATGGTGGGAATCCTCCGGCGCCACGGATATCCGCCGCCGCAGGTGAACTTCCTGGGCAAGGCCGCCACCTTCAACCTGATGTATGCCTTCCCGCTGCTCCTGCTCAGCGACGGTGAGACGTGGCTTGCGTCACTCGCTGAAGTTTTCGGGTGGGCCTTCGCCGGATGGGGTACATGTCTGTACTGGTGGGCAGGGATCCTCTATGTGGTCCAGGTCCGCCGACTCGTCAAAGCGGATACCGCGACCGATTGA
- a CDS encoding PTS sugar transporter subunit IIA, with product MTTVTSPLAGRAIGLAAVPDPVFSGAMVGPGTAIDPVREPSTAVAPVDGVVVSLHPHAFVIVDAEGHGVLTHLGIDTVQLNGEGFELLVNKGDTVTRGQDVVRWNPAAVEAAGKSAICPVVALEATADALGELREEGDVKAGETLFDWR from the coding sequence ATGACCACCGTGACGTCGCCCCTCGCCGGACGCGCCATCGGACTCGCCGCCGTACCCGACCCGGTGTTCTCCGGGGCCATGGTCGGGCCGGGCACCGCCATCGACCCCGTGCGCGAGCCCTCCACGGCCGTCGCGCCCGTCGACGGCGTCGTGGTCTCCCTGCACCCGCACGCCTTCGTCATCGTGGACGCCGAGGGGCACGGCGTCCTGACGCACCTGGGCATCGACACCGTCCAGCTCAACGGCGAGGGCTTCGAGCTGCTCGTCAACAAGGGCGACACCGTCACGCGGGGCCAGGACGTCGTGCGCTGGAACCCCGCCGCGGTGGAGGCGGCCGGCAAGTCGGCGATCTGCCCGGTGGTCGCCTTGGAGGCCACCGCCGACGCGCTCGGCGAGCTGCGCGAGGAAGGCGACGTGAAGGCCGGCGAGACGCTCTTCGACTGGCGGTGA